Proteins from a single region of Mucilaginibacter daejeonensis:
- a CDS encoding TIGR00266 family protein, with product MQNHEIDYKIFGEEMQYVEIELDPSETAIAESGAFMMMDEGVQMQTIFGDGSQQQGGGLMGKLFSAGKRLLVGESLFMTAFTNVGHGKRRVSFASPYPGKIIPLDLSQLGGAVVCQKDAFLCAAKGVAINVEFQRKLGTGLFGGEGFIMEKLQGDGMAFMHAGGHVFERNLQAGEMIKIDTGCLVGYTMGIDFDIEFIGGIRNKVFGGEGIFFATLRGPGKIWIQTLPVSRLASRILTYGSVGGRREEGSILGGLGNLLDGDGY from the coding sequence ATGCAGAATCACGAGATAGACTACAAGATATTTGGCGAAGAGATGCAATACGTTGAGATCGAGCTTGATCCAAGCGAGACCGCGATCGCCGAATCGGGCGCGTTCATGATGATGGACGAAGGCGTACAAATGCAGACCATTTTTGGCGATGGCAGTCAGCAACAAGGCGGCGGACTAATGGGCAAACTCTTCAGCGCCGGCAAGCGACTGCTGGTGGGCGAAAGCTTGTTCATGACCGCGTTCACTAACGTTGGGCACGGCAAGAGGCGAGTGAGCTTTGCCTCTCCTTACCCGGGCAAGATCATTCCGCTTGACCTGTCGCAACTGGGCGGAGCGGTGGTTTGCCAAAAGGACGCGTTCTTGTGCGCGGCTAAGGGCGTGGCCATTAACGTAGAGTTCCAACGTAAACTGGGTACCGGCCTGTTCGGTGGCGAAGGTTTTATTATGGAGAAACTACAGGGCGACGGTATGGCCTTTATGCATGCTGGTGGCCACGTGTTCGAGCGTAACCTGCAAGCCGGCGAAATGATCAAGATCGATACGGGTTGTTTGGTAGGTTATACCATGGGTATTGATTTTGACATCGAGTTCATAGGCGGCATCCGTAATAAGGTATTTGGTGGCGAGGGTATATTCTTTGCTACGCTGCGTGGTCCGGGTAAGATCTGGATACAAACCCTGCCGGTAAGCAGGCTGGCCAGCCGTATCCTCACCTATGGTTCGGTAGGCGGGCGCCGTGAAGAAGGCAGCATTTTAGGCGGCCTGGGCAACCTCCTTGATGGCGACGGTTATTGA
- a CDS encoding sigma factor-like helix-turn-helix DNA-binding protein, with translation MHKVKIDDPQLPVGNAVLVARALYYRYSSWLLGYLLEVLKDHRLAEQYLVEIFKEVPARLTDLNEHPWIGLKALAKAKLLGHFNGLRIKDMVDDLSNTGDRLKFDSFISTMSTEQQIVFCGVYYYQRSTQNLAEEMGITDQEVKRILKEAFVMIKNG, from the coding sequence ATGCATAAAGTGAAGATCGATGACCCTCAGTTACCTGTTGGTAATGCGGTGTTAGTGGCGCGAGCGCTGTATTATCGTTACAGCAGCTGGTTGTTAGGTTACCTGTTGGAAGTGCTGAAAGATCACCGGTTGGCCGAGCAATACCTGGTGGAGATATTTAAAGAAGTACCGGCCCGGCTCACTGATCTTAACGAGCATCCGTGGATCGGTCTTAAAGCATTGGCCAAAGCCAAATTATTAGGCCATTTCAATGGTTTGCGGATCAAAGATATGGTAGATGACCTGTCCAACACGGGCGACCGTTTAAAGTTCGATAGCTTTATCAGCACCATGAGTACAGAACAACAGATCGTTTTTTGCGGCGTTTACTATTACCAGAGGTCTACCCAGAACCTTGCCGAGGAAATGGGGATAACGGACCAGGAAGTAAAAAGGATTTTGAAGGAAGCTTTTGTAATGATCAAAAATGGATAA
- a CDS encoding M48 family metallopeptidase, translated as MRITKPIFALIAAFIISSCSTVPLTGRKQLLAVSDAQINQSAAASYQQLLSDPKTKVISSSADAQRVKRVGSQLASAIERYLKQNGYGDQYNFNWEFNLIDSKEVNAWCMPGGKVAVYSGILPITRDDAGLATVMGHEIGHAIARHSAERISQEYVAQGIGAGLGVAAGTSNNKSLGIVNALYGVGSQVALLHYSRSQETEADRLGLTFMAMAGYDPNNAVAFWQRMAAQNKGGAPPEFLSTHPSDATRIRDIQARIPEAMKYYRK; from the coding sequence ATGAGAATCACCAAACCTATTTTCGCGCTTATTGCAGCGTTCATTATCTCCTCATGCTCAACTGTGCCGCTAACCGGACGCAAGCAATTACTTGCTGTTAGCGATGCCCAGATCAACCAATCAGCAGCGGCAAGCTATCAACAATTATTAAGTGACCCAAAAACGAAAGTGATCAGCTCATCGGCTGATGCGCAGCGTGTGAAACGTGTTGGTTCACAATTGGCCTCAGCCATTGAGCGTTACCTGAAACAGAACGGTTACGGCGACCAGTACAATTTTAATTGGGAATTCAACCTGATCGATAGTAAGGAAGTGAATGCCTGGTGTATGCCTGGTGGTAAGGTAGCGGTATACAGTGGTATATTGCCTATCACCCGCGATGATGCCGGTTTAGCTACCGTAATGGGCCACGAGATCGGTCACGCCATTGCCCGCCACTCGGCAGAGCGTATCTCACAAGAGTATGTAGCACAAGGTATAGGCGCGGGTTTAGGCGTAGCTGCTGGCACCTCTAATAATAAATCATTGGGCATCGTCAACGCCCTGTATGGTGTGGGTAGCCAAGTTGCGCTATTGCACTACAGTCGTTCACAAGAAACAGAAGCCGATCGTTTAGGATTGACCTTTATGGCCATGGCCGGTTATGATCCTAACAATGCTGTTGCTTTTTGGCAACGTATGGCAGCTCAGAATAAAGGCGGCGCTCCGCCAGAGTTCCTGAGCACTCACCCAAGCGATGCTACCCGTATCCGCGACATACAGGCCCGCATACCAGAGGCAATGAAATATTACAGGAAATAA
- the gpmI gene encoding 2,3-bisphosphoglycerate-independent phosphoglycerate mutase, translating to MENKKIALLILDGWGYGRQDASNAIYTANTPFFDEMLQKYPNSKLVTSGTAVGLPEGQMGNSEVGHMNLGAGRIVYQELGRIHKAVDDHELPQNAVVKEAFDYAKENNKDVHFIGLVSDGGVHSHTKHLKGLCDAATEFGLERIFIHAFLDGRDTDPNSGITYITDLELAISQQPVKLASAIGRYYAMDRDNRWERVKLAYDLMVNGTGTPAMNMIEAIRESYADGVTDEFVKPIVRVDADNNPIATIKDGDVVICFNFRTDRGREITQALSQKDFPEQNMHALQLHYITMTPYDETFKNVKVIFNKEDLTQTLGEVLQNAGKNQIRIAETEKYPHVTFFFSGGREREFDNEKRLMVPSPKVATYDLQPEMSAEGIRDAILPELQSGWADFICLNFANTDMVGHTGVFEAVVKAAETVDSCVKTLVETGTQNGYSFIIIADHGNADYMINDDGSPNTAHTTNLVPCILIDKDLTTIKDGKLGDIAPTVLTMLGVEIPAAMTGDVLV from the coding sequence GTGGAAAACAAAAAGATAGCCTTACTTATACTTGACGGCTGGGGATACGGCCGCCAGGACGCATCGAACGCCATTTACACGGCCAACACTCCATTTTTTGACGAGATGCTGCAAAAGTATCCAAACTCCAAGCTGGTAACTTCGGGTACGGCCGTGGGTTTGCCTGAAGGGCAAATGGGCAACTCAGAGGTTGGTCACATGAATTTGGGTGCCGGCCGCATCGTGTACCAGGAACTGGGCCGCATACACAAGGCGGTCGATGACCACGAGCTACCACAGAACGCTGTAGTGAAAGAGGCGTTCGACTATGCTAAAGAGAATAATAAAGATGTGCACTTCATCGGACTGGTGTCTGACGGAGGTGTACACTCACATACCAAACACCTGAAAGGCTTGTGCGATGCCGCTACCGAATTTGGTTTGGAGCGCATTTTCATCCATGCCTTTTTAGATGGTCGTGATACTGACCCTAACTCGGGTATCACTTACATCACTGATCTTGAACTGGCTATTTCGCAACAACCAGTAAAGCTGGCATCAGCCATCGGTCGTTACTATGCTATGGACCGCGATAACCGCTGGGAGCGTGTAAAATTGGCTTACGACCTGATGGTGAATGGTACCGGTACACCCGCCATGAACATGATCGAGGCTATCCGTGAATCGTATGCAGATGGTGTTACCGACGAGTTCGTTAAACCGATCGTGAGGGTGGATGCCGATAATAACCCGATCGCTACCATTAAGGACGGCGATGTGGTGATCTGCTTTAACTTCCGCACCGATCGTGGCCGCGAGATCACACAGGCGCTTAGCCAAAAGGATTTCCCAGAGCAGAACATGCACGCCCTGCAGCTGCACTACATCACCATGACCCCTTATGACGAGACCTTTAAGAACGTTAAAGTGATCTTCAATAAAGAGGACCTGACCCAAACCCTGGGCGAGGTATTGCAGAACGCTGGTAAGAATCAGATCCGTATAGCGGAGACCGAGAAATATCCGCACGTGACCTTCTTCTTCTCAGGTGGTCGTGAGCGTGAATTTGATAATGAGAAACGCCTGATGGTTCCCTCACCTAAGGTGGCCACTTATGACCTGCAGCCCGAAATGAGCGCCGAAGGTATCCGTGATGCCATTTTACCTGAACTGCAAAGCGGCTGGGCCGATTTCATATGCCTTAACTTTGCCAATACCGATATGGTTGGTCATACCGGCGTGTTCGAGGCGGTGGTAAAAGCTGCTGAGACCGTTGATAGCTGTGTGAAGACACTGGTTGAGACCGGTACACAGAATGGTTATTCATTCATCATCATTGCCGATCATGGCAATGCTGATTATATGATCAATGATGATGGTTCGCCGAACACCGCGCATACCACTAACCTGGTGCCTTGCATCCTGATCGATAAAGACCTTACGACCATTAAAGATGGTAAGCTGGGCGACATTGCCCCTACCGTATTGACCATGCTGGGTGTAGAGATACCAGCCGCCATGACCGGGGATGTATTGGTATAG
- the nadC gene encoding carboxylating nicotinate-nucleotide diphosphorylase yields the protein MNKEIVDELIVRTLAEDVGDGDHTSLATIPGDTQGKARLLVKDTGVLAGVELAVEIFKIVSPDLKVNVLMNDGDLIKPGDVALEVEGSVQCILRAERLVLNCMQRMSGIATKTRHIIDLLKGTNTRVLDTRKTTPGLRYLEKWAVQIGGGVNHRFGLYDMILIKDNHVDYSGGIRQALRNTHEYLKTNGKKLPIEIEVRNLDELEQVLEVGGVDRILLDNFSLSDLSEAVNIVSGRYATEASGGITEDNIKDYAACGVDYISVGALTHSVKSLDLSLKAVKQ from the coding sequence TTGAATAAAGAGATCGTAGATGAACTGATCGTTCGCACGCTGGCCGAAGATGTTGGCGATGGCGACCATACCTCATTAGCCACCATACCTGGCGATACCCAAGGCAAGGCTCGTTTGCTGGTAAAGGATACCGGTGTGCTGGCCGGCGTTGAGTTGGCAGTAGAGATATTCAAGATCGTAAGCCCCGACCTGAAGGTGAACGTGCTGATGAACGATGGTGACCTGATCAAACCTGGGGATGTGGCACTTGAGGTAGAAGGCAGTGTACAATGCATCCTGCGTGCCGAGCGCTTGGTGTTGAACTGTATGCAACGCATGAGCGGTATAGCCACCAAGACCCGCCACATCATCGATTTACTGAAAGGTACCAATACTCGGGTATTGGACACCCGCAAGACCACCCCCGGCTTGCGTTACCTCGAGAAATGGGCAGTGCAGATCGGTGGGGGCGTGAACCATCGCTTCGGTCTATACGATATGATACTCATCAAAGACAATCATGTGGACTATTCGGGAGGCATACGCCAGGCCTTGCGCAATACGCACGAATACTTAAAAACCAACGGCAAGAAACTGCCGATCGAGATAGAGGTGCGTAACCTTGACGAACTGGAGCAGGTACTTGAGGTGGGCGGTGTGGACCGCATATTACTCGATAACTTTAGCCTATCTGACCTAAGCGAGGCAGTGAACATCGTATCTGGCCGTTACGCTACCGAGGCCTCGGGCGGTATCACCGAAGATAATATCAAAGACTATGCAGCTTGCGGTGTTGATTATATATCAGTTGGCGCTTTAACCCATTCGGTCAAAAGTTTAGACCTTAGTTTAAAGGCTGTTAAGCAATAA
- a CDS encoding DUF3050 domain-containing protein yields MKNFNKSMNVADQRIATLKQHIQPLRAQLIGHGLYEQITSLADLNTFMQHHVFAVWDFMSLLKALQQTLTCVQLPWMPVANTNTCYLINEIVTGEESDVDQEGNRTSHFELYLQAMEQAGGAATSIHALFNELQNGKNINEALQSADIPDAARRFVQHTFDVIATNKPHIQAAVFTFGREDLIPDMFISMVKEIGEQFPGKVDQLIYYLERHIEVDGDHHSHLAYQMTAELCGDDEQKWAEATHAVEAALEARIALWDGILQAISVTA; encoded by the coding sequence TTGAAAAATTTTAACAAGAGCATGAACGTAGCCGATCAGCGCATAGCGACATTAAAACAACATATACAGCCGTTACGAGCCCAATTGATCGGGCACGGCCTGTACGAGCAGATCACCTCACTAGCCGACCTGAATACCTTTATGCAGCACCATGTGTTCGCGGTGTGGGATTTCATGTCATTACTGAAAGCATTACAGCAAACGCTTACCTGCGTGCAACTACCCTGGATGCCGGTGGCCAATACGAATACCTGTTACCTGATCAACGAGATAGTGACCGGCGAGGAAAGCGACGTGGATCAGGAAGGCAACCGCACCAGCCATTTTGAACTGTACCTGCAGGCCATGGAACAGGCCGGTGGTGCAGCCACCTCTATTCATGCCCTGTTCAATGAGCTGCAGAACGGTAAGAACATCAATGAAGCGTTACAAAGTGCCGATATACCTGACGCCGCCCGCCGTTTTGTACAGCACACCTTTGATGTGATCGCCACTAACAAGCCCCACATTCAGGCCGCAGTGTTCACCTTTGGCCGCGAGGACCTGATCCCCGACATGTTCATTAGCATGGTGAAAGAGATAGGCGAACAATTCCCGGGTAAAGTAGATCAATTGATCTATTACCTGGAGCGCCACATTGAGGTAGATGGCGACCACCACTCGCACCTGGCTTATCAAATGACCGCCGAACTTTGCGGAGACGACGAACAGAAGTGGGCAGAGGCAACACACGCCGTTGAAGCGGCCTTAGAAGCACGCATAGCCTTATGGGATGGCATTTTGCAGGCGATCAGCGTGACCGCTTAG
- the plsY gene encoding glycerol-3-phosphate 1-O-acyltransferase PlsY — MITVYSILVLILAYLFGSIPTAVWIGQAFYGIDVREYGSGNAGATNTFRVLGKQAGIPVMLIDILKGWTATNLAYLLGTSTIGNHNSVAFVNLELALGIAAVMGHLFPIFAGFRGGKGVATLFGMVLAINLQAALLCVLVFIIVLLITKYVSLSSMVASFTYLAGVTVIFPVYIRSVVIYAMCICVLILVTHQKNIERLLKGKESKVNLFKSKVA, encoded by the coding sequence ATGATAACGGTTTACTCTATCCTTGTGCTCATTCTGGCCTACCTTTTTGGCTCTATACCTACCGCGGTATGGATCGGTCAGGCATTTTATGGGATAGATGTACGCGAATACGGAAGCGGAAACGCCGGTGCCACCAATACTTTCAGGGTTTTAGGTAAGCAGGCTGGCATACCCGTCATGCTCATCGATATCTTAAAAGGGTGGACGGCCACCAATCTGGCCTATTTGTTGGGAACATCCACCATTGGTAATCATAATTCAGTAGCGTTCGTTAACCTGGAGCTTGCTTTGGGTATAGCGGCCGTAATGGGACACCTGTTCCCGATATTTGCGGGCTTTAGAGGCGGTAAAGGTGTAGCCACTTTGTTTGGAATGGTTTTGGCTATTAATCTTCAAGCTGCCTTGCTTTGCGTGCTTGTATTTATAATAGTGCTACTTATTACTAAATATGTATCATTAAGCTCCATGGTGGCCAGTTTTACATACTTAGCCGGAGTTACCGTAATATTTCCGGTGTATATAAGATCGGTCGTCATATATGCGATGTGTATATGTGTATTAATATTAGTTACGCACCAAAAAAATATCGAGCGTTTGTTGAAGGGCAAGGAGAGCAAAGTTAATTTGTTTAAAAGTAAAGTAGCCTGA
- a CDS encoding YqjF family protein gives MPHNRFLRAEWRDLLMLNYEVDPAILQPYLPAYTELDLWEGKALVSMVGFMFMNTRVLGVKWPGHVNFEEVNLRFYVRYFDGSEWKRGAVFISEIVPRVFIPLVANSLYNEHYKAMPMRHSAVPVASGKTEYLYEWRYKGNWNKLGATVSNAFTSIEPGSAEEFIFEHYWGYNLINPAVTLEYAVEHVPWQIAACTDPIFTADIGALYGERFIPYLKQEPVSTFFARGSDVTVRIAQKIRAKP, from the coding sequence ATGCCCCATAACCGTTTCCTTCGCGCCGAATGGCGCGACCTGCTGATGCTGAACTACGAGGTAGACCCTGCAATTTTGCAGCCTTATCTACCCGCCTACACCGAGCTCGACCTTTGGGAAGGGAAGGCGCTGGTCAGTATGGTGGGGTTCATGTTCATGAATACTCGGGTACTGGGCGTAAAGTGGCCCGGGCATGTCAACTTCGAGGAAGTTAACCTCAGGTTCTATGTCCGTTACTTCGACGGTTCAGAATGGAAGAGGGGAGCGGTGTTCATAAGCGAGATCGTACCGAGGGTGTTCATCCCTTTGGTGGCCAATAGTTTGTATAACGAACACTATAAGGCCATGCCCATGCGTCATTCGGCGGTACCGGTGGCCAGTGGCAAAACAGAATATTTGTACGAATGGCGTTACAAAGGCAATTGGAATAAGCTTGGAGCTACGGTAAGTAACGCGTTCACTTCCATTGAGCCGGGCAGTGCCGAAGAGTTCATCTTTGAGCATTACTGGGGCTACAACCTCATCAATCCGGCCGTAACGCTCGAGTACGCGGTGGAGCACGTGCCCTGGCAGATCGCTGCCTGTACAGACCCTATTTTTACGGCCGACATAGGTGCGCTATATGGCGAGCGATTTATTCCATATCTCAAACAAGAACCAGTATCAACCTTTTTTGCGCGAGGATCAGATGTGACGGTCCGTATAGCACAAAAGATCAGGGCCAAGCCCTGA